The following are from one region of the Vidua macroura isolate BioBank_ID:100142 chromosome 15, ASM2450914v1, whole genome shotgun sequence genome:
- the LOC128814921 gene encoding protocadherin alpha-13-like isoform X1: MGERWCAAVLRVLVLQAAWALAGGQVRYSVAEEAKAGTVVGRLAQDLGLEAGEAEARRLRLVAQGRRASVEVSGASGALLVSSRLDREELCGKSAPCALRLEVLLERPLRVFHVELEVTDINDNAPIFPAARKNLSLSENSPPGFRFPLEGASDADIGANAQLSYSLSPSEYFSLDLQKSNERNIEPELVLTKPLDRETIPVHRLVLTASDGGRPSLSGTMELVISVLDTNDNAPQFNQSVYKVQMPESAAVGTLVTRVNATDADEGINSEVTFTVTNLIPPSGKDVISINPNTGEIHLTGSLDFEEVSIYDFRIEAKDKGTPPLSGHCKVVLEVLDVNDNAPEVRVTSLSVPVAEDASVGTVVALLSVSDRDSGENGRVRCWVWPASPFGLEATFAGSYSLVLREALDRERVSEYEVEVRAEDGGAPALRASRGLRVPVSDVNDNAPAFAQAVYTVLARENNAAGAELARLWARDPDEAGNGRVSYSVWEGGAGGGGWRAASSYVSVDAESGRLWALRPLDYEELQVLQFEVRAVDAGEPPLCGNATVQLFVLDENDNAPALLPPAGSAPEAGGVAAAEAAAAAGAGSESGTLWAWAAWGAPAGQVVAKIRAVDADSGYNAWLRYELWEPRGKGPFRVGLYSGEVSTARALDEADGPRQRLLIVVRDHGEPARSATATLSVSLVEAAEAAAAAAAGSSSSSSSSVSRSALGVELGPGAASAATNVWLVVAICAVSSLFLLAVVLYGASRWAPRAAVLSGPGPTTLVCASEVGSWSYSQRHSRSLCVADGAAKSDLMVFSPNFPPPPPGPTPKDTQPEPSALLDTVSGNTLLVSHP; the protein is encoded by the coding sequence atggGAGAGCGCTGGTGTGCGGCGGTGCTGcgggtgctggtgctgcaggcgGCCTGGGCGCTGGCGGGCGGGCAGGTGCGCTACTCGGTGGCGGAGGAAGCCAAGGCCGGCACGGTGGTGGGCCGTCTGGCGCAGGACCTGGGCCTGGAGGCGGGCGAGGCGGAGGCGCGGCGGCTGCGGCTGGTGGCGCAGGGCCGGCGGGCGAGCGTGGAGGTGAGCGGGGCGAGCGGCGCGCTGCTGGTGAGCTCGCGGCTCGACCGGGAGGAGCTGTGCGGCAAGAGCGCGCCGTGCGCGCTGcgcctggaggtgctgctggagcggCCGCTGCGCGTCTTCCATGTGGAGCTGGAGGTCACCGACATCAACGACAATGCCCCCATCTTCCCCGCCGCCCGCAAAAACCTCAGTTTATCGGAGAACTCGCCTCCTGGGTTCCGTTTCCCGCTGGAGGGCGCGTCGGATGCGGATATCGGAGCGAACGCGCAGCTCTCCTATTCACTTAGCCCCAGCGAGTATTTCTCTCTGGATTTACAAAAATCGAATGAGCGAAATATTGAACCTGAACTTGTTTTAACGAAACCTCTGGACCGCGAGACGATTCCCGTGCACCGGTTGGTGCTGACAGCGAGTGACGGGGGCCGGCCGTCTCTGAGTGGGACAATGGAGCTGGTGATCTCCGTGCTGGACACAAACGACAACGCGCCCCAGTTCAACCAGTCGGTGTATAAAGTGCAGATGCCAGAGAGCGCTGCGGTGGGGACGCTGGTGACGAGGGTCAATGCCACAGATGCAGACGAGGGAATTAACAGTGAAGTGACATTTACTGTGACGAACTTAATTCCCCCGAGCGGAAAAGATGTGATTTCCATCAATCCGAATACTGGGGAAATTCACCTCACAGGCTCCCTGGACTTCGAAGAAGTCAGCATATATGATTTTCGAATTGAAGCAAAGGATAAAGGAACGCCCCCGCTGTCGGGTCACTGCAAGGtggtgctggaggtgctggacgTGAACGACAACGCGCCGGAGGTGCGGGTGACGTCGCTGTCGGTGCCGGTGGCGGAGGACGCGTCGGTGGGGACGGTGGTGGCCCTGCTGAGCGTGTCGGACCGGGACTCGGGGGAGAACGGGCGCGTGCGGTGCTGGGTGTGGCCGGCGTCGCCGTTCGGTCTGGAGGCGACGTTCGCGGGCTCGTACTCGCTGGTGCTGCGCGAGGCGCTGGACCGGGAGCGGGTGTCGGAGTACGAGGTGGAGGTGCGTGCGGAGGACGGCGGGGCGCCGGCGCTGCGCGCCAGCCGCGGGCTGCGGGTGCCGGTGTCGGACGTGAACGACAACGCGCCCGCGTTCGCGCAGGCCGTGTACACGGTGCTGGCGCGGGAGAACAacgcggcgggcgcggagctGGCGCGGCTGTGGGCGCGGGACCCGGACGAGGCGGGCAACGGGCGCGTCAGCTACTCGGTGTGGgagggcggcgcgggcggcggcgggtgGCGGGCGGCGTCGAGCTACGTGTCGGTGGACGCGGAGAGCGGGCGTCTGTGGGCGCTGCGGCCCCTGGACTacgaggagctgcaggtgctgcagttCGAGGTGCGCGCGGTGGACGCGGGGGAGCCGCCGCTGTGCGGCAACGCCACGGTGCAGCTCTTCGTGCTGGACGAGAACGACAACGCgccggcgctgctgccgcccgcGGGCTCGGCACCGGAGGCGGGCGGCGTGGCGgcagcggaggcggcggcggcggcgggcgcgggctCGGAGTCGGGCACGCTGTGGGCGTGGGCGGCGTGGGGGGCGCCGGCGGGGCAGGTGGTGGCGAAGATCCGCGCCGTGGACGCCGACTCGGGCTACAACGCGTGGCTGCGCTACGAGCTGTGGGAGCCGCGGGGCAAGGGCCCGTTCCGCGTGGGGCTCTACAGCGGCGAGGTGAGCACGGCGCGGGCGCTGGACGAGGCGGACGGGCCTCGCCAGAGGCTGCTGATCGTCGTGCGCGACCACGGCGAGCCGGCGCGCTCGGCCACGGCCACGCTCAGCGTGTCGCTGGTCGAGGCcgccgaggcggcggcggccgcggccgcgggaTCCTCGTCGTCGTCGTCGTCGTCGGTGTCGCGGTCGGCGCTGGGCGTGGAGCTCGGCCCCGGCGCGGCGAGCGCGGCGACCAACGTGTGGCTGGTGGTGGCCATCTGCGCGGTGTCCAGCCTCTTCCTGCTGGCCGTGGTGCTGTACGGGGCGTCGCGCTGGGCGCCGCGGGCGGCCGTGCTCTCGGGGCCCGGGCCCACGACGCTCGTGTGCGCCAGCGAAGTGGGCAGCTGGTCGTACTCGCAGCGCCACAGCCGCAGCCTGTGCGTGGCGGACGGCGCGGCCAAGAGCGACCTCATGGTTTTCAGCCCCAACTTccctccgccgccgcccggccccacGCCCAAGGACACGCAGCCGGAGCCCTCCGCTCTCCTCGACACGGTCAGTGGCAACACCTTGCTCGTCTCTCACCCCTAA